The following are from one region of the Aquirufa lenticrescens genome:
- a CDS encoding DEAD/DEAH box helicase translates to MKISPNKPFQVVYSLLSHECLGYLFDVFVVQLNEKGQLTWEYQTLTSRNFHEFEHALDDRDRTAVGLIESMKPVAVFEKFNTSKRKTMEEFFLKTWDAEKGEKEIQEAVMSVIEKKRGQIFGLICPDKTLFIMGNDGNPMRQSVQIEAEAVDVLFHFMRNEENTHYFPTLKYLGNKLEFQYKDAVVLCDEPAWMLMNQKLYHFNPELEGKKLRPFLNKKFVAIPKNMEEDYFRKFVKAMVARYPVHPKGFEITNTEKPVQFLLSYGPTAPKIEDEETLKKKAALEAADRWNFVLSFQYGNNRFPWDGLSSEANVLFEKKGDSYAFQKIMRSHVKEKRAFQQLKTLGLKMENDGRAFMQRGDAVQWLTANKEALDQAGFVVQFKGDGQAPRYFLGKPEIKIRIGEKLDWFDIQAVISFGEFQIPFLKIRQLILQKKKEFHLPDGSIAMIPDNWFHDYQDLFYFSETRPGEEGVFLRRQHYQLVQEWENQDLVKTALRAKTINDLALEAKEYPVPKNFKGTLRPYQLEGYRWMRTRQTAGLGACLADDMGLGKTVQTLCLLQSLKEQGETLPTLLVMPTSLLYNWEMEAKKFTPQLRVLVYSGPQREKLQAQIGKVDLILCSFGMVRSDIEWFEKQAFSYVILDESQAIKNPLANITKAVQKLNAKFRLVMTGTPLENSTMDLWSQMNFVNSGLLGTQRYFKDHFQLPIEKKADMEKKKRLYFLIKPYLLRREKRQVAADLPEKMESVTYCSMTEEQERLYDKTKSFYRDVLLKQIKDEGLQKSRFSVLQGLTKLRQLANHPSLCEEGYTGDSGKMEAVLEKLETVLEQHHKVLIFSQFVQHLNLIKAALEERGIPYAYLDGSTVDRKGQVESFQKDDGQSVFLISLKAGGVGLNLTAADYVFLLDPWWNPAAEAQAIDRAHRIGQKKTVFTYKFISKETVEEKILALQQRKKDLASELVTSDESILRALSEDEVLDLLS, encoded by the coding sequence ATGAAAATCTCCCCTAACAAACCTTTCCAGGTTGTTTATTCTTTGTTGTCTCACGAATGCCTCGGATATTTATTCGACGTCTTTGTGGTGCAATTAAATGAGAAGGGGCAATTGACTTGGGAGTACCAAACGCTTACTTCCCGGAATTTCCATGAATTTGAACACGCTCTAGACGATCGCGATCGCACGGCGGTGGGTTTGATTGAGAGTATGAAGCCGGTGGCAGTTTTTGAAAAGTTCAACACCTCTAAGCGCAAGACGATGGAGGAATTCTTTTTAAAGACCTGGGATGCGGAAAAAGGAGAGAAGGAGATTCAAGAGGCAGTGATGTCCGTAATTGAGAAGAAAAGAGGCCAAATTTTTGGTTTAATTTGTCCGGATAAGACGCTTTTCATTATGGGGAATGATGGAAATCCGATGCGTCAATCCGTGCAAATCGAGGCGGAGGCCGTGGACGTCTTGTTCCACTTTATGCGTAATGAAGAGAACACCCACTATTTTCCTACCTTAAAATACTTAGGCAATAAATTAGAGTTCCAGTACAAAGACGCAGTCGTATTATGTGATGAGCCGGCTTGGATGCTGATGAACCAAAAACTATACCACTTCAATCCAGAACTAGAGGGCAAGAAATTGCGCCCTTTTTTGAACAAGAAGTTTGTCGCGATTCCGAAAAATATGGAGGAGGATTACTTCCGCAAATTCGTGAAGGCGATGGTGGCCCGTTACCCTGTCCATCCGAAAGGTTTCGAGATCACTAATACCGAAAAGCCGGTTCAATTTTTACTTTCTTATGGCCCCACAGCGCCTAAAATAGAGGACGAAGAGACCTTGAAAAAGAAGGCAGCCTTAGAAGCAGCGGATCGCTGGAACTTCGTGCTATCCTTCCAATACGGCAATAACCGCTTCCCTTGGGATGGCTTATCATCTGAGGCAAATGTCCTTTTCGAAAAGAAAGGGGATAGTTATGCTTTCCAAAAAATTATGCGCTCCCACGTCAAGGAAAAGCGTGCCTTCCAACAACTGAAGACCTTAGGGTTGAAGATGGAAAACGATGGCCGCGCCTTCATGCAACGCGGGGATGCGGTTCAATGGTTAACAGCGAACAAAGAAGCGCTGGATCAGGCGGGTTTTGTCGTTCAATTTAAAGGCGATGGCCAAGCGCCACGCTATTTCTTAGGAAAGCCAGAAATCAAGATTCGCATTGGCGAAAAGCTAGACTGGTTTGATATTCAGGCGGTGATTTCGTTTGGGGAGTTCCAAATCCCTTTCCTGAAAATTCGCCAGCTGATCTTACAAAAGAAGAAAGAATTCCATTTGCCAGACGGTTCCATCGCGATGATTCCAGACAACTGGTTCCACGATTACCAAGACCTTTTCTACTTCTCCGAGACGCGTCCCGGAGAAGAAGGCGTGTTCTTGCGTCGCCAGCATTACCAGTTAGTGCAGGAATGGGAGAACCAAGATTTAGTCAAAACCGCATTAAGAGCTAAAACGATAAACGATTTAGCGCTCGAAGCGAAGGAATATCCAGTGCCCAAGAACTTCAAAGGCACCTTGCGTCCGTATCAATTAGAAGGCTACCGTTGGATGCGTACACGTCAGACGGCAGGTCTAGGCGCTTGTTTAGCCGATGATATGGGTCTGGGTAAAACTGTTCAGACGCTTTGTTTATTGCAGAGCTTGAAAGAGCAAGGCGAGACTTTGCCTACCTTGCTCGTGATGCCTACTTCCCTGTTGTATAACTGGGAGATGGAGGCGAAGAAGTTTACTCCACAGTTACGCGTTTTAGTCTACAGCGGACCTCAAAGGGAGAAATTACAGGCACAAATCGGGAAAGTTGATTTGATTCTATGCTCCTTCGGGATGGTCCGCTCGGACATCGAATGGTTCGAAAAGCAGGCATTCTCGTATGTGATTTTAGATGAGTCGCAGGCGATTAAGAATCCGTTAGCGAATATTACCAAAGCAGTTCAAAAATTAAACGCGAAATTCCGTCTCGTAATGACGGGAACTCCGCTGGAGAATTCGACGATGGATCTTTGGTCCCAAATGAATTTCGTGAACAGTGGTCTACTCGGTACGCAACGTTATTTCAAAGACCATTTCCAATTGCCTATTGAGAAGAAGGCGGATATGGAGAAGAAAAAACGTCTTTATTTCCTAATCAAGCCCTATTTATTGCGTCGTGAGAAGCGTCAAGTAGCTGCTGATTTACCAGAAAAAATGGAATCGGTGACCTATTGCTCGATGACGGAGGAACAAGAGCGCTTGTATGACAAGACGAAATCGTTCTACCGTGACGTGTTGTTGAAGCAAATTAAGGACGAAGGCTTGCAGAAATCGCGCTTCTCTGTGTTACAGGGTTTGACGAAATTACGTCAGCTTGCGAATCACCCATCGTTGTGCGAAGAGGGTTATACAGGAGATTCAGGTAAGATGGAGGCCGTATTAGAAAAACTAGAAACGGTCTTAGAGCAGCATCACAAAGTGTTAATCTTTAGTCAATTCGTTCAGCATTTGAACTTGATTAAAGCCGCTCTAGAAGAACGCGGAATTCCGTATGCCTACCTCGATGGTAGTACGGTAGACCGGAAGGGTCAAGTCGAAAGTTTCCAAAAGGATGATGGCCAATCCGTTTTCCTGATATCCCTAAAAGCGGGTGGGGTAGGTCTAAACCTTACCGCGGCGGATTATGTCTTCCTATTAGATCCGTGGTGGAATCCAGCGGCAGAAGCACAGGCGATCGACCGTGCGCACCGAATCGGCCAAAAGAAAACCGTATTCACCTACAAGTTTATCTCTAAAGAAACGGTGGAAGAGAAGATCCTTGCCTTGCAACAACGCAAAAAGGATTTAGCCTCAGAGTTAGTCACATCTGACGAGAGTATTTTACGCGCCTTAAGCGAAGACGAGGTACTTGATTTATTAAGCTAG
- the prmA gene encoding 50S ribosomal protein L11 methyltransferase has protein sequence MSTIQVKITASPELSDILVAELGEIQFDIFEEADNGVVAYCPEVDFSEVALTEIMSRYGLDTFETNRIEKQNWNEVWESNYDPIRIDDLVLIRASFHPSEPGFQMEVVINPKMSFGTGHHETTSLMTKALFDVDLTGKSVLDAGTGTGLLAFVAKKRGAGFVRGFDIDEWSVENSIENAGLNDCAEIPFGLGTIADEDDTRYDVLLANINRNILLAEMAEYATRIKPGGLLFLSGFYTEDVPLLLESAEKQQLNFIAQASKNNWACLQLRKKP, from the coding sequence ATGTCTACTATTCAAGTGAAAATTACAGCCAGTCCTGAGCTGTCTGATATTTTAGTCGCTGAGCTAGGCGAAATTCAATTCGATATTTTTGAAGAGGCAGATAACGGTGTGGTAGCCTATTGTCCCGAAGTTGATTTTTCTGAAGTGGCTTTAACGGAAATTATGTCCCGATATGGCTTGGATACCTTTGAGACGAATCGCATCGAGAAGCAAAACTGGAATGAGGTATGGGAAAGTAATTACGATCCCATTCGAATTGATGATTTGGTTTTGATTCGGGCGAGTTTTCACCCCTCTGAACCTGGATTTCAGATGGAGGTGGTGATTAATCCCAAAATGTCGTTTGGCACTGGCCACCACGAAACGACTTCGTTGATGACGAAGGCTTTGTTCGATGTGGATTTGACCGGTAAAAGTGTGCTAGATGCCGGAACAGGCACAGGTTTGTTAGCTTTTGTGGCTAAGAAGCGAGGAGCTGGATTTGTCCGTGGATTCGATATCGATGAATGGTCGGTGGAGAATTCGATTGAGAATGCGGGACTGAATGATTGTGCCGAAATTCCTTTTGGATTAGGCACGATTGCTGATGAAGACGACACGCGATATGATGTGCTTTTAGCGAATATCAATCGTAATATTCTGTTGGCAGAAATGGCCGAATATGCCACGCGCATCAAGCCCGGCGGATTACTTTTCTTAAGTGGTTTTTACACCGAAGATGTTCCACTTTTATTGGAATCCGCTGAAAAGCAGCAACTTAATTTTATCGCGCAAGCATCAAAAAACAACTGGGCTTGCTTGCAATTGAGAAAAAAACCTTAA
- a CDS encoding MlaD family protein, with translation MFKSNELKVGFLALLAFLILYFGFNFLKGNDVFSTARIYYVEYENVDGLMVSNQVMVNGIEVGKVKKVEIQPSKGNKILVTLRFSQDIVIPDKTVAVLSDGALLGGKIIRLRLEGKGNLPEDSFLKGETEVGVTALLKERAIPVIANADSLLVSFRQISNKFDNTGTYLNTLLKTSNETVSNINGSVNGIVTDNRANIAQISANMKTLSSDLMETEKQLRPLLTKFNTVADSLNALKIGKTLKEVDATVISLRKIVQGLERGEGTAGKLIKNDSLYLGLNKTLVDLDKLLLDFRLQPKRYIGISVFGKKNTPPSN, from the coding sequence ATGTTCAAAAGCAATGAATTAAAAGTAGGGTTTTTGGCATTGTTAGCCTTCTTAATCCTCTATTTCGGGTTTAATTTTCTAAAGGGAAATGACGTATTCTCTACGGCTCGAATCTACTACGTAGAATACGAAAATGTGGATGGATTGATGGTTTCTAACCAGGTAATGGTGAACGGAATCGAAGTGGGGAAGGTGAAGAAAGTGGAGATTCAGCCATCTAAAGGCAACAAAATTCTAGTGACCCTGCGATTTAGCCAGGACATTGTCATCCCTGATAAAACGGTGGCCGTACTTTCTGATGGCGCTTTATTAGGGGGTAAAATCATTCGATTGCGATTAGAAGGAAAGGGTAACTTACCAGAGGATTCCTTCTTAAAAGGCGAAACGGAGGTAGGGGTAACGGCCTTGTTAAAAGAGCGTGCCATTCCAGTTATCGCCAATGCGGATTCGTTGCTTGTTTCCTTCCGTCAGATCTCCAATAAATTTGATAATACAGGAACGTATTTAAACACGTTATTGAAAACGTCGAATGAAACGGTTTCTAACATTAACGGATCCGTAAATGGTATTGTGACCGATAACCGGGCGAACATAGCGCAGATTTCTGCGAATATGAAAACCTTGTCTTCGGACTTAATGGAAACAGAAAAGCAATTGCGCCCTTTGTTAACGAAGTTTAATACGGTGGCTGATTCCTTGAATGCCTTGAAGATAGGCAAGACCTTGAAAGAGGTGGATGCAACCGTGATTTCGCTAAGAAAGATTGTGCAAGGTTTAGAACGCGGGGAAGGTACCGCGGGTAAATTAATTAAGAACGATAGCCTTTACCTAGGTCTAAACAAAACGCTCGTGGATCTAGACAAGCTGCTGCTTGATTTTAGATTACAGCCAAAGCGTTACATCGGCATTTCTGTTTTCGGAAAGAAAAATACTCCTCCATCTAATTAA
- a CDS encoding N-acetylmuramoyl-L-alanine amidase family protein — MFNQIKSIGLFFALGLLLTAWTPSGFQKGDIKNRIKVVCLDAGHGGKDPGCSGPKGSHEGIVTLKIILEVGKKLKAAHPDLKIIYTRDTDTFIELNERANIANRNKADLFISVHCNAAVNKNAYGTETYTMGLHKTDGNLNVAKRENSVILQEKDYQKTYDGFDPNSPLAHIMMANYQSAFMASSVKFASKVEEQFSKTYQRKSFGVKQAGFLVIWRTAMPSVLVETGFLTNPEEENYLASEKGQNEVATAIATAFKAYKEEIEK, encoded by the coding sequence ATGTTTAATCAGATAAAATCTATCGGTTTATTTTTTGCGCTGGGTTTATTGCTGACAGCTTGGACGCCTAGCGGCTTTCAAAAGGGAGACATTAAGAATCGAATAAAAGTCGTTTGCCTAGATGCTGGCCACGGTGGAAAAGACCCAGGCTGTTCAGGCCCTAAGGGTTCTCACGAAGGAATCGTGACCTTAAAAATCATCTTAGAAGTGGGTAAAAAGCTGAAAGCGGCGCATCCAGACTTGAAGATTATTTATACCCGTGATACTGACACGTTTATCGAATTAAATGAGCGGGCTAATATCGCAAATCGCAACAAAGCGGATTTATTTATCTCCGTGCATTGCAATGCGGCGGTCAATAAGAATGCCTACGGTACAGAAACCTACACGATGGGTTTGCATAAAACGGACGGCAATTTGAACGTAGCGAAGCGAGAAAACTCCGTAATCTTGCAAGAGAAGGATTACCAAAAGACCTATGATGGTTTCGATCCCAATTCTCCTTTAGCGCACATTATGATGGCGAATTACCAAAGTGCCTTCATGGCGAGCTCGGTAAAATTTGCATCGAAGGTAGAGGAGCAATTTTCGAAAACGTATCAAAGAAAGAGTTTTGGGGTGAAGCAAGCTGGATTCCTAGTGATCTGGCGCACGGCGATGCCCAGTGTATTAGTAGAGACGGGATTTTTAACAAACCCGGAGGAAGAGAATTATTTAGCTTCCGAAAAAGGACAGAACGAGGTAGCCACAGCGATTGCTACGGCGTTTAAAGCGTACAAAGAAGAAATCGAAAAATAG